The following are encoded together in the Cheilinus undulatus linkage group 3, ASM1832078v1, whole genome shotgun sequence genome:
- the si:dkey-43k4.5 gene encoding potassium voltage-gated channel subfamily S member 2, with product MVKESVPSWLQQDSDDGLVHVNVGGLKRSLCSSTLRKFPDTRLGKLLACDSEEDILKVCDDYDVQQKEFYFDRNPGLFPYVLHFYQTGKLHIMEELCVFSFSQEIEYWGINEFFLDTCCSYRYHDRKLESSRHRSWDDESDVSSIDMSVDEISDLNRDMQHFQEVRYGNIRKCLWLTLENPGYSIPSKLFSLVSIGVVLTSIATMCINSIPEYQTFDSEGKLVEDSTMQALEVFCTCWFTFEVVTRLLLAPNRRKFFHHPLNIIDMVSVVPIYITLLFDMTLGSESELGDLGRLIQVFRLMRIFRVLKLARHSTGLRSLGATLRHSYREVGILLLYLAVGVSVFSGIAYTAEYEEDVGLDTIPACWWWGTVSMTTVGYGDVVPVTVVGKLAASGCILGGTLVVALPITIIFNKFSHFYRRQKALEASVRNNHRRKLRISCEEEPEEDDDEDEEDEEEEEGSDADSRCLDDDDTDDIDDEDEDDDVDYEDDGGVINYSYVEHPSYTSIPRREELNRL from the exons ATGGTGAAGGAGAGCGTGCCCAGCTGGCTCCAGCAGGACTCTGATGACGGTCTGGTCCACGTCAATGTCGGGGGTCTGAAGAGGAGTCTCTGCTCGAGCACGCTCAGAAAGTTCCCTGACACCCGACTGGGAAAACTGCTGGCCTGTGACTCAGAGGAAGATATTCTGAAG GTTTGCGATGACTATGACGTGCAGCAGAaggagttttattttgacaggaatCCCGGCCTGTTTCCTTATGTCCTCCATTTTTACCAGACGGGGAAACTTCACATCATGGAGGAGCTCTGCGTCTTCTCCTTCAG CCAGGAGATCGAGTACTGGGGCATCAATGAGTTCTTCCTGGACACTTGCTGTAGTTACCGTTACCATGACCGTAAGCTGGAGAGCAGCCGCCATCGCAGCTGGGACGACGAGAGTGATGTGAGCAGCATCGACATGTCTGTGGACGAGATATCCGACTTAAACAG AGACATGCAGCACTTCCAGGAGGTCCGGTACGGGAACATCAGGAAGTGTCTGTGGCTGACTCTGGAGAACCCTGGCTACTCCATCCCCAGCAAGCTCTTCAGCCTGGTTTCCATCGGGGTGGTGCTCACATCCATCGCCACCATGTGCATCAACAGCATCCCTGAGTATCAG ACGTTTGACAGCGAGGGGAAACTGGTGGAGGACTCGACCATGCAGGCTCTGGAGGTCTTCTGTACCTGCTGGTTCACCTTTGAG GTGGTGACGCGGCTGCTGCTCGCTCCAAACAGGAGGAAGTTCTTCCACCACCCTCTGAACATCATTGACATGGTCTCTGTGGTCCCCATCTACATCACACTGCTGTTTGACATGACCCTGGGATCAGAGTCTGAGCTGGGAGACCTGGGACGGCTCATACAG GTGTTCAGGTTAATGAGGATCTTCCGGGTCCTGAAGTTGGCGCGACACTCGACAGGCCTGCGGTCTCTGGGAGCGACTCTGCGG CACAGTTACCGTGAAGTCGGCATCCTGCTGCTCTACCTCGCTGTCGGAGTCTCCGTCTTCTCTGGGATCGCCTACACCGCTGAATATGAAGAG GACGTGGGTCTGGACACCATCCCGGCCTGCTGGTGGTGGGGGACAGTCAGCATGACCACGGTAGGATACGGGGACGTGGTACCTGTCACTGTGGTTGGGAAGCTGGCGGCCAGTGGCTGCATTCTTGGCGGCACCCTGGTGGTGGCGCTGCCCATCACCATCATCTTCAACAAGTTTTCCCACTTCTACAGACGACAGAAAGCTCTGGAAGCTTCTGTGAGGAACAACCACCGCAGGAAGCTGAGGATAAGCTGCGAGGAGGAGCCGGAGGAGGATGAcgatgaggatgaggaggatgaagaagaagaggaggggtCGGACGCTGACAGCCGATGTCTGGATGACGACGATACAGACGATATcgatgatgaagatgaggatgatgatgtggactatgaggatgatggaggagtgATTAACTACAGCTACGTGGAGCATCCGTCCTACACCTCCATCCCCAGGAGGGAGGAGCTGAATAGGCTGTGA